DNA from Pseudomonas mendocina:
TTGGCGATGTCCTGAATGCTGCCGACGATGCTGCCGATGCGCTCGGTCTGTACACCGAGGTCGTCGAACACCCGCGTCACTGGCTCCATGTGTCCGGCCAGGCGCTCGATGGTGGCCGTGGCGGCGCGAATGCTCTCGGCGCTGGCCTGCACTTTCTCCCCCGCCCCGCGCGCCAACTGGTCGGCGTACTGCATGTCGTCACGGCTGGCGGCAATGGCCTGTTCCAGTTCGTCCAACCGCGCCAGCACCGGGGCAAGATCCAAGGCCGGCGCGGGCGGTACGAGCTCGATCAGCGGTTCGGCCGGAACCAGCAGCATCGGTTCAGGCAATGGCGGCAAGACGTTCAGGGTCGGCGGTGTGGGCGTGGCTGGTCGTCGCCAGCAAGCACCCAGGCTGGCGAGCATAGCCAGCGCGGCGGCGCCCTGCGTCAGCGACTCGCTGACCTGGGTCAGCAACACGAGCGAGCAGAGGGCGGCGAGCACCGCGCACGAAATTGCGAACATGGAGGCTCTCCACAGGTTGCGGAGCCGGCCGCACAGCCGGCTCCGCCTGCCGTTACAGCAGGTTCCAGGTGTAGCTGAGGATCAGCCGGTTCTCGTCGATATCGCTGCGGTAGTTGGAGCGCGCGACGACATTGCGCACACGCACGCCGAGGCCCTTGAGCGAACCGCTCTGCACCACGTAGCCGATGTCCAGGTCACGCTCCCAGTCCTTGCCCTCGTAGCGCGGGCCGCTGCGATTGGTGGCCTGTACATCGACGCTGTCGCCACGAATGTAGCGCACCCCGGCCACCAGGCCCGGTACGCCCATGGCGGCGAAGTCGTAGTCGTAGCGCAGTTGCCAGGAGCGCTCGTCGGCGGAGGCGAACTCGAAGGTGGGCACCTCGTTGCCCAGCGGCGTGACGTTGGCGAACACGCGGGGAAAAGCCGTGTCACCGAACATCGCCTGATAACCGACATAGAGGGTATGCCCGCCATGCCTGGCCGAGAGCAGGGCGAACAGCGCCTGGTTGTCGATGTCGCCGAGCAGGCCCTTGCCGTCCTCGCTGGAGTCGTAGAAGCCGAGGTTGGCGCCCAACGTCCAGGCGCCTAGCGGCTCGCTGTGCTTGAAACCGAGGAAACGCTGCTGATAGATGTCCTCGAGCTGGCCGTACCAGGCGCTCAGCGAGCTGCGCGCGGCATTGAAGGCATAGTCGCCGCCGGCATAGTTGAAGGCATCGCTGGTCGCGCCGCGCTGCGGCAGGTGCCCGAGCATGGCGAGCATCTTGTCGTCGCCAGCCTCGTTGCGCAGGCTGGTGGAATTGAGGTGGCCCGCCTGCAGGGTGAGGCCGGCGAACTCGTTGGAAACCAGGCTCACGCCCTGATAGCTGGGCGGCAGCAGGCGGATGTCGGAGAAGGTCAGCACCGGCAGGTTGGGTTGCAGTTCGCCCACCTTCAGCTCGGTCTTGGACACCCGCACCTTGGCCGCCACGCCCAGACGGCTGTAGTCGTCCGCCGCCTTGCCGCTCTCGCGGGTCGGCAGCAGACCAGTGTTGACCCGATCCGGGCTGCTGTCGAGCTTGATGCCGAGCAGGCCGATGGCATCCACACCGAAGCCCACCGTGCCTGGCGTATAGCCAGATTTGACGTTGAGGATGAAGCCCTGCGCCCACTCCTCGGCCTTGGACTGCCGGTTCGGCCCGACGATGTCGGAGAAGTCGCGGCTGAAGTAATAGTTGCGCGCCGTGAGGGTGGCAGTGGTGTCTTCGATGAAACCGCCCTCGCCGGCCAGGCTAAGGCCCGGCAGACAGGCGGCGATGGCGGAGGACAGCAGGCAAAGGCGTGGGGTGTGCGTCATGGCTCTCGTACTCTTTGTTGTTCGGATTGTTGTTATCGAGGTTGCAGAAACCCGCCCGGCAGCCTGGAAGCGGCCGGTTGGGAGGTTGAATCAGGTCTCGGTAGGGTGCGCTGTGCGCACCAGGCATTGCAGCTCGCAGCGATACGCACGGCGCCTGTCAGCTGACGCGGCGTTTCACTCGCGCATCGGCGCGGCCCGCGAGTTATTCGTGGCACTTGGCGCTTGCCGCCTTGCACGTAGCAGCAGATGCGCGGCCAGGCCGAACAGCAGCCCCCAGAAGGCGGCCGACAGGCCGAGGAAGGTCACCCCGGAAGCCGTCACCAGGAAGGTGAACAGCCCGGCATCACGCTCCTGCGGCTCGCTCAGGCTGCGCGCCAGCGCCTCGCTGAACGCGCCGTACAGCGCCAGCCCGGCCAGGGCAGCGATCAGCGCGGCGGGAAAAGCGGCGAACAGCGACACCAGCGTGGCCCCGGCGATGCCGAACACCAGGTAGGCAAGGCTGCCGGACAGCGCGGCGATATAGCGTCGCCGTGGATCTTCATGGGCTTCGCGCCCGGTGCACAGACTGGCGGTGACCGCCGCCAGGTTCAGGCCATGGCAGCCGAAGGGCGCCAGCAGCGCCCCACCGATGGCGCTGGCGCCAATGATCGGGCTGGCCGGGGTGTCGTAGCCGGCGTTGCGCAGCACCGCCATGCCCGGCATGAACTGCCCGGTCAGCGCCACCAGCACCAGCGGCAGCGCCAGGTTGAGGGTGGCGGCCAGGCTGAACTCGGGGGCGATCCACTGTGGCGTGGCCAGCTCCAGCACCAGTGCCTCGCTGCGCAGTTGCCCGCCAAACAGGGTCAGCACCGCGCCCACCAGCAGCACCCCGGCCACCGCATAACGTGGCGCCGCGCGGCGCAACAGCAGGTAGGTGACGAACATGCAGGCGATCAGCAGCGGCTGCTCGGGCAGCGCCTTGAACACCTCGATGCCGAAGGCGAACAGGATGCCGGCCTGCAACCCCGCCGCGATGGAACCCGGCAGGCGCGCCAACAGGCGGTCGAAGCTGCCGCTGAAGGCGATCAGCAGCAGGATCAGGTTGGCCACCAGATAGGCGCCGATGGC
Protein-coding regions in this window:
- a CDS encoding OprD family porin; the protein is MTHTPRLCLLSSAIAACLPGLSLAGEGGFIEDTTATLTARNYYFSRDFSDIVGPNRQSKAEEWAQGFILNVKSGYTPGTVGFGVDAIGLLGIKLDSSPDRVNTGLLPTRESGKAADDYSRLGVAAKVRVSKTELKVGELQPNLPVLTFSDIRLLPPSYQGVSLVSNEFAGLTLQAGHLNSTSLRNEAGDDKMLAMLGHLPQRGATSDAFNYAGGDYAFNAARSSLSAWYGQLEDIYQQRFLGFKHSEPLGAWTLGANLGFYDSSEDGKGLLGDIDNQALFALLSARHGGHTLYVGYQAMFGDTAFPRVFANVTPLGNEVPTFEFASADERSWQLRYDYDFAAMGVPGLVAGVRYIRGDSVDVQATNRSGPRYEGKDWERDLDIGYVVQSGSLKGLGVRVRNVVARSNYRSDIDENRLILSYTWNLL
- a CDS encoding benzoate/H(+) symporter BenE family transporter, whose amino-acid sequence is MHALLRDCSLPALVAGLLATTISYAGPLVLIFHAAESAGLSQALLSSWVWAISIGSGVLGIVLSLRYRTPVVIAWSIPGSALLVGALPTLGLNQAIGAYLVANLILLLIAFSGSFDRLLARLPGSIAAGLQAGILFAFGIEVFKALPEQPLLIACMFVTYLLLRRAAPRYAVAGVLLVGAVLTLFGGQLRSEALVLELATPQWIAPEFSLAATLNLALPLVLVALTGQFMPGMAVLRNAGYDTPASPIIGASAIGGALLAPFGCHGLNLAAVTASLCTGREAHEDPRRRYIAALSGSLAYLVFGIAGATLVSLFAAFPAALIAALAGLALYGAFSEALARSLSEPQERDAGLFTFLVTASGVTFLGLSAAFWGLLFGLAAHLLLRARRQAPSATNNSRAAPMRE